Proteins found in one Actinokineospora alba genomic segment:
- a CDS encoding class I SAM-dependent methyltransferase, with amino-acid sequence MRVDPTNTEQLTAWDGGQGAFWAKWADRFDEGVAAYRDHLLAAAAIQPTDAVVDIGCGAGQTTRDAARLAPEGSALGVDLSSPMLDLARERAGHLANVTFLQADAQVHPFPPESFDLALSRHGAMFFGDPPAAFTNLARSLRPTGRLALLTWQPPHRNEWVSTFRAIFAGPDQPAPKSPPPFSLSDPDHVHPLLTTAGFTDVQLHGLEEPMYFGRDVDDACDFLSGQFSSALRTLDADAQTHVLDTLRANLADHQTPHGIHYDSAAWLITAHRA; translated from the coding sequence ATGCGCGTCGATCCGACCAACACCGAGCAGCTGACCGCCTGGGACGGCGGCCAAGGCGCCTTCTGGGCCAAGTGGGCCGACCGCTTCGATGAAGGAGTCGCCGCCTACCGCGACCACCTCCTCGCCGCGGCGGCGATCCAGCCCACCGACGCTGTGGTGGACATCGGCTGCGGCGCAGGCCAAACCACCCGAGACGCCGCCCGATTGGCCCCCGAAGGGTCCGCCCTCGGCGTCGACCTCTCCTCCCCCATGCTCGACCTCGCCCGCGAGCGGGCCGGGCACCTCGCGAACGTGACCTTCCTGCAGGCCGACGCCCAGGTCCACCCGTTCCCGCCGGAGTCCTTCGACCTGGCACTGAGCCGCCACGGCGCCATGTTCTTCGGCGACCCACCCGCCGCCTTCACCAACCTCGCCCGCTCCCTGCGCCCCACGGGACGGCTGGCCCTGCTGACCTGGCAACCCCCACACCGCAACGAGTGGGTCAGCACGTTCCGGGCGATCTTCGCCGGCCCAGACCAGCCCGCGCCGAAGTCACCACCCCCGTTCTCCCTGAGCGACCCGGACCACGTGCACCCCCTGCTGACCACAGCTGGATTCACCGATGTGCAACTCCACGGCCTCGAGGAACCCATGTACTTCGGCCGCGACGTCGACGACGCCTGCGACTTCCTCAGCGGGCAGTTCAGCTCAGCCCTACGCACCCTCGACGCCGACGCCCAAACCCACGTCCTCGACACCCTCCGCGCAAACCTGGCCGACCACCAGACACCCCACGGCATCCACTACGACTCCGCCGCCTGGCTCATCACCGCCCACCGCGCCTGA